A genomic region of Caenorhabditis elegans chromosome V contains the following coding sequences:
- the C05E4.12 gene encoding Ovule protein (Confirmed by transcript evidence) yields the protein MFTPIIEELDVLEETSREDLRQNSQYSISFGVEHNPESFRNFESEEVEQDVDQKLRIEQIALDKIALVRRQ from the exons atgtttacaCCTATCATTGAAGAGCTGGACGTACTCGAAGAAACATCTCGCGAAGATTTGCGGCA aAACTCTCAGTACAGTATTTCTTTTGGAGTAGAGCATAACCcagaaagtttcagaaattttgaaagtgaagAAGTTGAGCAAG ATGTCGACCAAAAACTAAGAATCGAGCAAATTGCACTTGACAAAATTGCACTTGTGAGGAGACAATGA
- the srp-2 gene encoding Serpin domain-containing protein (Confirmed by transcript evidence): MSDNATSQTDFALKLLATLPHSGSVVLSPLSISLGLALIHAGACGSTQKELEDVLGGSRIFEEFSGLMEAVGDTDNGVETKIVNRVFVNQAYTIHQDYLETVEKLYKASGESLDFSQTEQAAKTMNTFVENHTNGKIKDLIPADSANNAFAFLVNAMYFKADWQSKFAKESTTGREFFTSEAESRQIPFLTELDEHRDYTEDVLFQVLSLKYADPKFTLAIFLPKQRFGLVDALEKINGEYIQNLLNDLKSSYVSVQIPKFKIEKELDLKETLEAIGIKEIFAEGADLSGIADKVFISSGIHKAIIEVDEDGTTAAAASAFKVQLEMMIMAEPTQFVADHPFLFAVLFENHTLFLGVHA, translated from the exons ATGTCCGATAACGCAAC CTCCCAAACCGACTTTGCTCTGAAGCTCCTTGCCACCCTTCCTCACTCAGGCTCCGTAGTCCTATCTCCACTTTCCATCTCTCTTGGTCTGGCTCTGATCCATGCGGGGGCTTGTGGTTCCACCCAAAAAGAGCTTGAAGATGTGCTCGGTGGCTCTAggatttttgaggaattttctGGATTGATGGAAGCTGTTGGTGACACAGATAACGGCGTGGAAACGAAAATTGTGAATCGGGTTTTTGTGAa CCAAGCCTATACCATTCACCAGGATTACCTTGAAAccgttgaaaaattatacaaagCTTCGGGTGAAAGCCTCGATTTTTCTCAGACCGAACAAGCGGCAAAG ACCATGAACACCTTTGTGGAAAATCATACAAATGGAAAGATCAAGGATTTGATTCCGGCGGACAGTGCCAATAATGCGTTTGCGTTCCTTGTGAACGCGATGTACTTCAAAGCGGATTGGCAGTCGAAATTTGCAAAAGAGTCGACTACTGGCAGAGAATTTTTCACGTCAGAAGCGGAATCTAGACAG ATCCCATTTCTCACGGAGCTCGACGAGCACCGAGACTACACAGAGGATGTCTTATTCCAAGTGTTGTCGCTAAAATACGCGGATCCCAAGTTCACTCTGGCAATTTTCCTTCCCAAACAAAGATTTGGATTGGTTGATGCTCTGGAG AAAATCAATGGAGAATACATCCAAAATCTGCTCAACGACTTGAAAAGTAGCTACGTTAGCGTGCAAATTCCCAAgttcaaaatcgaaaaagagcTAGACTTGAAGGAAACACTAGAGGCTATCGGTATCAAGGAGATCTTTGCGGAAGGAGCTGACTTATCCGGAATCGCGGACAAGGTATTCATCTCGTCAGGGATCCACAAAGCAATCATTGAAGTCGACGAGGATGGGACCACAGCGGCGGCTGCGTCGGCGTTCAAGGTGCAGCTGGAAATGATGATCATGGCGGAGCCCACGCAGTTCGTTGCTGATCACCCATTTCTGTTTGCTGTTCTGTTTGAAAATCATACATTGTTCCTTGGGGTTCatgcttga
- the str-238 gene encoding Seven TM Receptor (Predicted), which yields MSTQRVVQFVCTPLAIITNCTLILFVLKKSPESLGLYKYLMIYIAVYELLFSTLDILLAPDAYSYDTIFIMITRADKLILPPCTKEVASMMFCVLFGESLAVFSIHFVYRYLAITGHSFLKTKSLRKTLIWLLIPVIYGFLWAVNLYCTLWVNTDTEQILQGNGYLRENKLNISDVTYIGPNYWKLDENRNEVINWRTMLGMSIASTLISISFAMIVIFATLSYKEVSKLTELTSHSEKFRSIQLQLLNSLVLQSLVPAFFIQLPSFVLFLAPFFHCGRPVFGEIIGVTVALYPVLDSLPTILVIKAFREAIFHCCPFTNKNATLPTSVALVTIQ from the exons ATGTCCACGCAACGTGTTGTGCAATTTGTCTGCACTCCCCTTGCAATCATTACAAATTGCACTTTAATTCTTTTCGTTCTTAAAAAATCGCCAGAAAGTCTGGGACTCTATAAATATCTGATGATTTATATTGCGGTTTATGAGCTGCTTTTCTCAACTCTCGACATACTTCTCGCCCCAGATGCCTATTCTTACGATACAATCTTTATCATGATCACGCGAGCCGACAAACTGATTCTACCACCATGCACAAAAGAAGTGGCATCGATGATGTTTTGTGTTCTTTTCGGAGAATCTCTTGCAGtgttttccattcattttgTCTACAGATACTTGGCCATAACGGG CCATTCATTTCTTAAAACAAAATCACTCCGAAAAACGTTGATCTGGCTCTTGATTCCTGTTATCTACGGTTTCCTCTGGGCAGTCAATTTATATTGTACACTATGGGTCAACACGGATACTGAACAGATATTACAGGG GAATGGGTATTTACGCGAGAATAAGTTAAACATATCCGACGTAACATATATTGGGCCCAACTATTGGAAACTTGatgaaaatagaaatgaaGTTATAAATTGGAGAACAATGTTGGGAATGTCTATTGCATCGACACTGATCTCGATTTCCTTCGCAATgattgtcatttttgcaactttaaGCTACAAAGAGGTCTCCAAGCTAACCGAGCTGACTTCCCACTCCGAAAAATTCCGTTCAATTCAACTGcaacttttaaattctttGGTGTTGCAATCACTTGTCCCGGCGTTTTTCATACAGTTGCCATCGTTCGTCCTATTTCTGGCGCCTTTTTTTCATTGTGGAAGGCCAGTGTTTGGCGAGATAATTGGTGTGACGGTTGCTCTATACCCAGTCTTGGACTCACTTCCAACAATTTTAGTGATCAAGGCTTTCCGTGAAGCAATATTTC ATTGTTGCCCATTCACTAATAAAAATGCTACACTTCCCACATCCGTAGCACTGGTTACTATTCAATAA
- the sti-1 gene encoding Stress-induced-phosphoprotein 1 (Confirmed by transcript evidence) has product MTDAAIAEKDLGNAAYKQKDFEKAHVHYDKAIELDPSNITFYNNKAAVYFEEKKFAECVQFCEKAVEVGRETRADYKLIAKAMSRAGNAFQKQNDLSLAVQWFHRSLSEFRDPELVKKVKELEKQLKAAERLAYINPELAQEEKNKGNEYFKKGDYPTAMRHYNEAVKRDPENAILYSNRAACLTKLMEFQRALDDCDTCIRLDSKFIKGYIRKAACLVAMREWSKAQRAYEDALQVDPSNEEAREGVRNCLRSNDEDPEKAKERSLADPEVQEILRDPGMRMILEQMSNDPGAVREHLKNPEIFQKLMKLRDAGVIQMR; this is encoded by the exons ATGACGGACGCC GCGATTGCTGAAAAAGATCTCGGAAATGCTGCCTACAAGCAAAAGGACTTTGAAAAAGCTCATGTTCACTACGACAAAGCGATCGAGCTTGATCCTAGTAATATTACCTTCTACAACAACAAAGCCG cCGTCTATTTCGAGGAGAAAAAATTCGCGGAATGTGTGCAATTCTGCGAGAAAGCCGTCGAAGTTGGACGCGAGACCCGTGCCGATTACAAGCTTATCGCCAAGGCCATGTCTCGTGCCGGAAACGCTTTCCAGAAGCAGAATGACTTGAGTTTAGCCGTCCAATGGTTCCACCGCTCGCTCTCCGAGTTCAGAGACCCCGAGCTTGTCAAGAAAGTCAAGGAGCTCGAGAAGCAGTTGAAGGCGGCCGAGCGTCTTGCCTATATCAATCCAGAGCTTGCCCAGGAGGAGAAGAACAAGGGAAACGAGTATTTCAAGAAGGGCGACTATCCGACAGCGATGAGGCACTACAACGAAGCGGTGAAGCGTGATCCGGAGAACGCGATTTTGTACTCAAACCGGGCCGCGTGTCTGACGAAATTGATGGAATTCCAGAGAGCTCTTGATGATTGTGACACTTGTATTCGGCTGGACTCGAAATTTA TCAAGGGATACATCCGCAAAGCCGCTTGCCTCGTCGCAATGCGTGAGTGGTCGAAGGCTCAGCGAGCCTACGAAGATGCTCTCCAAGTCGACCCATCCAACGAAGAAGCCCGTGAAGGTGTGCGTAACTGTCTGCGAAGCAACGACGAGGATCCCGAGAAGGCCAAGGAGAGAAGTCTCGCCGATCCAGAAGTTCAGGAGATTCTCCGCGACCCAGGAATGCGTATGATTCTCGAGCAGATGAGCAACGACCCGGGAGCCGTGCGAGAGCACTTGAAGAATCCGGAGATCTTTCAGAAACTCATGAAGCTCCGCGACGCTGGAGTCATTCAGATGCGCTAA
- the srbc-58 gene encoding Serpentine Receptor, class BC (Class B-like) (Predicted), with product MSSLVTSVAISAIFFTEINVFLNFYLLSQIFIRKKIQKKPELSLIYCRFLIDVIYSFDTSIFLIYSLIKTLFPEFSVKNLAYFVAWPGFNLGTIRCWIVFFITSDRIFATCAPISYHNHRFKIPLAVIIILISAYTILEQYILFGYCDFVLDVPADCAIFRCAINICYHEYWKTFSQTMYFCIGTLTFILFFRLFIWNHFILRSTNTAISRATKITLLDSFIIFSFDLFPVFLTARFPDINSRTVGPLSALLKHMGFVIESLIICKVLRNSKQVVPASMSRTTPNNAPVMT from the exons ATGTCTTCTTTGGTGACGTCGGTAGcgatttcagcgatttttttcaccgaaatcaacgtttttctgaatttctacctgctttctcaaatatttatacgaaagaaaatccagaaaaagcCAGAATTATCACTGATTTATTGCCGTTTTCTAATCGACGTGATTTATTCTTTCGATA catcaatatttttgatttattccCTGATAAAAACGCTTTTTCCCgagttttctgtgaaaaaccTGGCATATTTCGTCGCTTGGCCCGGCTTCAACTTGGGAACTATTCGCTGCTggattgtattttttataacaTCCGATAGAATTTTCGCAACATGCGCTCCGATTTCATATCACAATCATCGATTCAAAATTCCGCTCGCCGTGATTATCATCCTCATCTCCGCGTACACAATTCTCGAGCAATATATTTTATTCGGATATTGCGATTTTGTTCTAGACGTTCCCGCCGATTGTGCCATTTTCCGGTGTGCAATTAATATTTGCTATCACGAGtattggaaaactttttcgcAG ACGATGTATTTTTGCATTGGAACGTtgacatttattttattttttcgacttttcatATGGAATCATTTTATACTACGTTCCACTAATACAGCTATTTCAAGA GCCACAAAAATCACGCTTCTCGACTCCTTCATCATATTTTCATTTGATCTATTCCCGGTTTTTCTCACAGCCCGATTCCCGGACATCAATTCTCGAACTGTCGGGCCGTTGAGTGCTTTATTGAAGCACATGGGCTTTGTCATTGAGTCACTGATTATCTGCAAAGTTTTGAGGAATAGCAAGCAAGTTGTGCCGGCTTCGATGAGCAGAACGACACCGAATAATGCACCGGTTATGAcataa